From a single Phalacrocorax aristotelis chromosome 1, bGulAri2.1, whole genome shotgun sequence genomic region:
- the LOC142056983 gene encoding interleukin-1 receptor type 1-like isoform X1 — protein sequence MEKYSSLQQKMTSTFLLIGLLTLLIPLFSAEKCSICDYFVLVGEPTAISCPIITLSVLYSDYNLTWYKNGSATPVTTDRNARIHQREGLLWFIPATLEDSGLYECDVRTLNHSNKKTINLTIFKNDNNLCFNGKMKFEQKVTSTNTGKIICPDLEYFKDEDNDQPEVHWYKECKPGFLEDKRLLLAEGENAVLIHNVTVQDRGNYTCHMVYTYMGKQYNVSRTISLEVKEGPRRMRPEFIYPKNNTIEVELGSHVVMECNISSGINGLIPFWQVNDEDVDSFDSTYREQFYEEAMPHGLAVSGTKFNISEVKVKDYAHKFFCHVIYGSQQFTAYIKLDRPAQNIQGYLIGGGISLVFLLFFILFIYKIFKIDIVLWYRDSCHPFLGKKVSDGKIYDAYVLYPKNRESCLYSSGIFALKILPEVLERQCGYSLFIFGRDDLPGEAVISIADEKIRQSRRVIIVLVPEPSCYNILEDVSEKQLAMYNALIQDGIKVILIELEKIQDYATMPESIKYVKQKYGAIRWKGDFSERSHSASTRFWKKVRYRMPSRKNGSSPGLHLLRRDFNSP from the exons ATGGAAAAGTAttcttctttgcagcaaaagatGACATCTACGTTTTTGCTCATTGGTCTTCTCACTCTACTGATACCTCTGTTCAGTGCTG aaaaatgcagtatttgtgATTACTTTGTGCTTGTTGGAGAGCCTACGGCTATTAGTTGCCCAATAATTACATTGTCAGTGCTTTACTCTGACTACAATCTGACGTGGTATAAAAATGGTAGTGCTACACCAGTAACCACAGACAGAAACGCCAGGATCCATCAGCGAGAGGGCTTGCTTTGGTTTATTCCTGCAACGCTGGAGGATTCTGGGCTTTATGAATGTGATGTAAG GACCCTTAACCACTCTAACAAAAAAACTATaaatttaacaatttttaaGAACGACAACAATTTGTGCTTTAATGGAAAGATGAAGTTTGAACAAAAAGTGACAAGCACAAACACCGGAAAGATTATATGCCCTGAtctagaatattttaaagatgaagACAATGATCAGCCTGAAGTACATTGGTATAAG GAATGCAAGCCTGGATTTCTTGAAGACAAGCGACTTCTTTTGGCAGAGGGTGAAAATGCTGTCTTGATTCACAATGTAACTGTACAAGACAGAGGAAACTACACATGCCATATGGTATACACCTATATGGGAAAACAATATAATGTTTCACGAACCATAAGTCTAGAGGTTAAAG aaGGACCACGGCGGATGAGACCAGAGTTTATTTATCCGAAGAACAATACAATTGAAGTAGAACTTG GCTCTCATGTAGTTATGGAATGTAATATATCAAGTGGCATAAATGGCTTGATTCCGTTCTGGCAAGTTAATGATGAGGATGTTGATAGCTTTGATAGCACCTACAGGGAACAGTTTTATGA agaGGCGATGCCTCATGGACTTGCTGTATCTGGaacaaaatttaatatttcagaagtgaaaGTAAAGGATTATGCTCATAAATTTTTCTGTCACGTCATATATGGTTCTCAACAATTTACAGCCTACATCAAATTGGATCGCCCGG CTCAGAACATTCAGGGTTACTTAATTGGAGGAGGAAtttctttggtatttttattattttttattctcttcatcTACAAGATCTTCAAAATTGATATTGTGCTTTGGTATCGGGACTCCTGCCACCCTTTCCTGGGTAAAAAAG TTTCAGATGGGAAGATCTATGATGCTTATGTTCTGTATCCAAAGAACAGAGAAAGTTGCTTGTATTCATCAGGTATTTTTGCTCTGAAGATACTGCCAGAGGTCTTAGAGAGACAATGTGGATATAGCCTCTTCATATTTGGGCGAGATGATTTACCAGGAGAAG CTGTGATCAGCATTGCTGATGAAAAAATCCGTCAAAGTAGAAGAGTGATAATTGTGTTAGTACCAGAACCTTCCTGTTACAATATTCTAGAAGATGTGTCTGAAAAGCAGCTAGCCATGTATAATGCTCTTATCCAAGATGGCATTAAAGTGATTCTCATTGAACTTGAAAAAATACAAGATTATGCAACCATGCCAGAATCCATCAAATATGTTAAGCAAAAGTATGGTGCTATCCGATGGAAAGGGGACTTCTCAGAAAGGTCTCACTCAGCAAGTACCAGATTCTGGAAGAAAGTGCGCTACCGCATGCCATCCAGAAAAAACGGATCTTCACCAGGATTGCATTTGTTACGACGAGACTTTAATTCTCCCtaa
- the LOC142056983 gene encoding interleukin-1 receptor type 1-like isoform X2 — MTSTFLLIGLLTLLIPLFSAEKCSICDYFVLVGEPTAISCPIITLSVLYSDYNLTWYKNGSATPVTTDRNARIHQREGLLWFIPATLEDSGLYECDVRTLNHSNKKTINLTIFKNDNNLCFNGKMKFEQKVTSTNTGKIICPDLEYFKDEDNDQPEVHWYKECKPGFLEDKRLLLAEGENAVLIHNVTVQDRGNYTCHMVYTYMGKQYNVSRTISLEVKEGPRRMRPEFIYPKNNTIEVELGSHVVMECNISSGINGLIPFWQVNDEDVDSFDSTYREQFYEEAMPHGLAVSGTKFNISEVKVKDYAHKFFCHVIYGSQQFTAYIKLDRPAQNIQGYLIGGGISLVFLLFFILFIYKIFKIDIVLWYRDSCHPFLGKKVSDGKIYDAYVLYPKNRESCLYSSGIFALKILPEVLERQCGYSLFIFGRDDLPGEAVISIADEKIRQSRRVIIVLVPEPSCYNILEDVSEKQLAMYNALIQDGIKVILIELEKIQDYATMPESIKYVKQKYGAIRWKGDFSERSHSASTRFWKKVRYRMPSRKNGSSPGLHLLRRDFNSP; from the exons atGACATCTACGTTTTTGCTCATTGGTCTTCTCACTCTACTGATACCTCTGTTCAGTGCTG aaaaatgcagtatttgtgATTACTTTGTGCTTGTTGGAGAGCCTACGGCTATTAGTTGCCCAATAATTACATTGTCAGTGCTTTACTCTGACTACAATCTGACGTGGTATAAAAATGGTAGTGCTACACCAGTAACCACAGACAGAAACGCCAGGATCCATCAGCGAGAGGGCTTGCTTTGGTTTATTCCTGCAACGCTGGAGGATTCTGGGCTTTATGAATGTGATGTAAG GACCCTTAACCACTCTAACAAAAAAACTATaaatttaacaatttttaaGAACGACAACAATTTGTGCTTTAATGGAAAGATGAAGTTTGAACAAAAAGTGACAAGCACAAACACCGGAAAGATTATATGCCCTGAtctagaatattttaaagatgaagACAATGATCAGCCTGAAGTACATTGGTATAAG GAATGCAAGCCTGGATTTCTTGAAGACAAGCGACTTCTTTTGGCAGAGGGTGAAAATGCTGTCTTGATTCACAATGTAACTGTACAAGACAGAGGAAACTACACATGCCATATGGTATACACCTATATGGGAAAACAATATAATGTTTCACGAACCATAAGTCTAGAGGTTAAAG aaGGACCACGGCGGATGAGACCAGAGTTTATTTATCCGAAGAACAATACAATTGAAGTAGAACTTG GCTCTCATGTAGTTATGGAATGTAATATATCAAGTGGCATAAATGGCTTGATTCCGTTCTGGCAAGTTAATGATGAGGATGTTGATAGCTTTGATAGCACCTACAGGGAACAGTTTTATGA agaGGCGATGCCTCATGGACTTGCTGTATCTGGaacaaaatttaatatttcagaagtgaaaGTAAAGGATTATGCTCATAAATTTTTCTGTCACGTCATATATGGTTCTCAACAATTTACAGCCTACATCAAATTGGATCGCCCGG CTCAGAACATTCAGGGTTACTTAATTGGAGGAGGAAtttctttggtatttttattattttttattctcttcatcTACAAGATCTTCAAAATTGATATTGTGCTTTGGTATCGGGACTCCTGCCACCCTTTCCTGGGTAAAAAAG TTTCAGATGGGAAGATCTATGATGCTTATGTTCTGTATCCAAAGAACAGAGAAAGTTGCTTGTATTCATCAGGTATTTTTGCTCTGAAGATACTGCCAGAGGTCTTAGAGAGACAATGTGGATATAGCCTCTTCATATTTGGGCGAGATGATTTACCAGGAGAAG CTGTGATCAGCATTGCTGATGAAAAAATCCGTCAAAGTAGAAGAGTGATAATTGTGTTAGTACCAGAACCTTCCTGTTACAATATTCTAGAAGATGTGTCTGAAAAGCAGCTAGCCATGTATAATGCTCTTATCCAAGATGGCATTAAAGTGATTCTCATTGAACTTGAAAAAATACAAGATTATGCAACCATGCCAGAATCCATCAAATATGTTAAGCAAAAGTATGGTGCTATCCGATGGAAAGGGGACTTCTCAGAAAGGTCTCACTCAGCAAGTACCAGATTCTGGAAGAAAGTGCGCTACCGCATGCCATCCAGAAAAAACGGATCTTCACCAGGATTGCATTTGTTACGACGAGACTTTAATTCTCCCtaa